A part of Populus alba chromosome 8, ASM523922v2, whole genome shotgun sequence genomic DNA contains:
- the LOC118045085 gene encoding calcium-transporting ATPase 9, plasma membrane-type isoform X2 yields MRGIEEEEAKSKEERMTTKSSCSSNGFLPSLASPRKTDDLEVGQPIKEFELDGGDDDDDPFDIAHTKNAPLEILRRWRQAALVLNASRRFRYTLDLNKEEEKEQTRRMVRSHAQVIRAALLFRLAGERQIGDYAIGLEELASMTRDHNIYSLQQCGGVKGLSNMLKTNLATGIVGDENDLIKRMNTFGTNRYPQKKGRSFLRFLWEAWQDLTLIILIVAAIASLGLGIKTEGLSRGWYDGVSISFAVMLVIIVTAVSDYRQSLQFQNLNKEKQNIQLEVMRGGRIMKISIFDIVVGDVVPLRIGDQVPADGILITGHSLAIDESSMTGESNIVHKDQNAPFLLSGCKVADGIGTMLVTGVGINTEWGLLMASISEDTGEETPLQVRLNGLATFIGIAGLAVALSVLAVLLGRYFTGNTKNPDGSVQFIKGETTVSKAVDGVIKILTIAVTIVVVAVPEGLPLAVTLTLAYSMRKMMADKALVRRLSACETMGSSTTICSDKTGTLTLNQMTVVEAYVGNQKINPPNDPSQLQSEAGLLLCEGIAQNTTGNVFVPKDGGDVEISGSPTEKAILSWAVKLGMKFDVLRAESKILHVFPFNSEKKRGGVAIQTADSKVHIHWKGAAEMVLASCTGYLDSNGSLQSIDKEMDFFKVAIDDMAARSLRCVAIAYRPYELDKVPTDEESLGKWVLPEDELVLLAIVGIKDPCREGVKDAVGICTAAGVKVRMVTGDNIQTAKAIALECGILSSRADATEPNIIEGKVFRAYSEKEREIIAKKITVMGRSSPNDKLLLVQALRKGGEVVAVTGDGTNDAPALHEADIGLSMGIQGTEVAKESSDIVILDDNFASVVKVVRWGRSVYANIQKFIQFQLTVNVGALVINVVAAVSSGDVPLNTVQLLWVNLIMDTLGALALATEPPTDHLMHRTPVGRREPLITNIMWRNLLIQALYQVAVLLVLNFRGLSILHLNQDDRKHATIAKNTMIFNAFVLCQVFNEFNARKPDEINVFKGVTKNHLFMGIVGFTVILQIILIEFTGDFTTTVRLNWKQWLICVAIGVVSWPLAAVGKLIPVPKTPLSVYFRKAFRRFRTARNALMPHWRLSLN; encoded by the exons ATGAGGGGaatcgaagaagaagaagccaaatCCAAAGAAGAGAGAATGACCACGAAAAGCAGCTGTTCATCCAACGGGTTCCTGCCGTCTTTGGCATCCCCTAGGAAGACTGATGACTTGGAGGTGGGACAACCTATTAAGGAGTTTGAACTTGATGGCggcgacgacgacgacgatccTTTTGATATAGCTCATACCAAAAACGCTCCTCTCGAGATTCTTCGCCGATGGAgg CAAGCAGCACTTGTGTTAAATGCTTCACGGCGTTTTCGGTACACCTTGGACTTGaacaaggaagaagagaaagagcaaACAAGAAGGATGGTCAGATCACATGCGCAAGTTATAAGG GCTGCATTACTCTTTCGGTTGGCGGGTGAACGACAAATTG GTGATTATGCAATTGGACTTGAAGAACTCGCTTCAATGACCAGGGATCATAATATTTATTCTCTGCAACAATGTGGTGGT GTTAAAGGGTTGTCAAATATGCTGAAAACCAATCTTGCCACTGGTATTGTTGGAGATGAGAATGATTTGATAAAGCGTATGAACACATTTGGAACAAATAGATATCCCCAGAAAAAAGGACGTAGTTTTTTG AGGTTCCTTTGGGAAGCTTGGCAAGATTTAACCCTCATCATCTTGATTGTAGCTGCCATAGCATCATTGGGATTGGGAATCAAGACAGAG GGTTTGTCACGTGGATGGTATGATGGAGTGAGCATCTCTTTTGCTGTTATGCTTGTCATAATTGTTACAG CTGTTAGTGATTACCGGCAATCTCTGcagtttcaaaatttaaataaggaaaaacaaaacatacaaTTAGAG GTCATGAGAGGTGGTAGAATTATGAAAATCTCaatatttgatattgtagttGGTGATGTTGTGCCTCTTAGAATAGGAGACCAG GTTCCAGCTGATGGAATCTTGATTACTGGCCATTCTCTTGCAATAGATGAATCTAGCATGACTGGTGAAAGCAACATT GTTCACAAGGATCAGAATGCTCCCTTTTTGTTGTCTGGTTGTAAAGTAGCAGATGGTATTGGCACTATGCTG GTAACTGGTGTTGGAATCAATACTGAATGGGGTTTGTTGATGGCAAGTATCTCAGAGGATACTGGTGAAGAAACTCCCTTGCAG GTACGTTTGAATGGACTCGCAACTTTTATAGGCATCGCGGGGCTTGCTGTAGCTCTTTCTGTGCTTGCTGTCCTTTTGGGCCG ATATTTTActggaaatacaaaaaatccaGATGGAAGTGTCCAGTTTATCAAAGGCGAGACAACAGTCAGTAAAGCAGTAGACGgagtaataaaaatacttaCCATTGCA GTTACGATTGTGGTTGTTGCCGTTCCTGAGGGACTTCCATTGGCTGTTACCCTGAC TCTGGCATATTCAATGCGGAAAATGATGGCTGACAAAGCCTTG GTTCGTAGGCTTTCAGCATGTGAAACTATGGGCTCTTCAACAACGATTTGCAGTGATAAGACCGGAACATTGACTTTGAATCAG ATGACTGTGGTTGAGGCTTATGTTGGTAATCAGAAGATCAACCCACCAAATGACCCCTCACAATTGCAGTCAGAAGCTGGCTTGTTGTTATGTGAGGGTATTGCACAGAACACAACAGGCAATGTGTTTGTTCCCAAG GATGGTGGAGACGTAGAGATTTCTGGATCTCCAACTGAAAAGGCTATCCTCTCTTGGGCAGTCAAG TTGGGGATGAAGTTTGATGTTCTTAGAGCAGAGTCCAAAATTCTGCATGTTTTCCCTTTTAATTCCGAGAAGAAGCGAGGTGGTGTTGCAATACAAACG GCTGATTCTAAAGTTCACATACACTGGAAGGGAGCAGCTGAGATGGTTCTTGCCTCATGTACTGGATATCTTGATTCAAATGGTTCATTGCAATCCATTGATAAAGAAATG GATTTTTTTAAGGTCGCTATTGATGACATGGCTGCCCGCAGCTTGCGATGTGTTGCTATTGCATACAGACCATATGAATTGGACAAAGTTCCTACTGATGAAGAGAGCTTAGGAAAATGGGTTTTGCCTGAAGATGAGCTTGTTTTGCTTGCTATTGTTGGCATCAAG GATCCTTGTCGCGAAGGTGTAAAAGATGCAGTGGGAATTTGCACAGCAGCTGGTGTAAAG GTACGAATGGTCACTGGAGACAATATTCAAACAGCAAAAGCAATAGCTTTGGAATGTGGGATTCTCAGTTCACGGGCTGATGCTACGGAGCCTAATATCATTGAAGGAAAAGTATTCCGTGCATattcagaaaaagaaagagaaataattGCCAAGAAAATAACG GTGATGGGAAGATCGTCTCCTAATGACAAGCTTTTGCTTGTGCAAGCCCTTCGTAAGGGAGGGGAAGTTGTAGCTGTGACTGGAGATGGCACGAATGATGCTCCTGCACTTCATGAG GCTGATATAGGCCTTTCTATGGGCATTCAAGGGACTGAAGTTGCAAAAGAGAGCTCGGATATTGTTATCTTGGATGATAATTTTGCTTCAGTTGTAAAG GTTGTCCGATGGGGGCGTTCTGTGTATGCCAACATTCAGAAATTTATCCAATTCCAGCTCACTGTTAATGTTGGAGCTTTAGTAATCAACGTTGTTGCAGCAGTCTCTTCTGGTGATGTTCCCCTAAATACAGTgcag CTTCTATGGGTCAATCTTATCATGGACACACTTGGGGCACTTGCATTGGCGACGGAACCGCCAACAGACCACCTTATGCATAGGACACCAGTTGGTCGAAG ggaacCTCTTATAACAAACATCATGTGGAGGAACTTGCTCATACAG GCTCTATATCAAGTTGCTGTTCTCCTTGTACTCAACTTCCGGGGCTTGAGTATTCTTCACTTGAATCAAGATGACAGGAAACATGCTACAATTGCGAAGAATACTATGATATTCAATGCATTTGTTCTCTGTCAA GTTTTCAATGAGTTCAATGCTAGAAAGCCTGATGAAATAAATGTCTTTAAAGGAGTAACAAAAAACCACTTATTTATGGGAATAGTTGGATTTACCGTCATCCTTCAG ATAATCCTCATTGAATTCACTGGAGACTTTACCACAACTGTGAGACTCAATTGGAAACAATGGCTTATATGTGTTGCCATTGGCGTTGTCAG CTGGCCTCTTGCTGCAGTTGGAAAACTCATTCCAGTTCCAAAGACTCCACTATCTGTGTACTTCAGAAAGGCATTTCGACGATTCAGAACTGCTAGGAATGCATTAATGCCCCATTGGAGGCTTTCATTAAACTGA
- the LOC118045085 gene encoding calcium-transporting ATPase 9, plasma membrane-type isoform X1 produces the protein MRGIEEEEAKSKEERMTTKSSCSSNGFLPSLASPRKTDDLEVGQPIKEFELDGGDDDDDPFDIAHTKNAPLEILRRWRQAALVLNASRRFRYTLDLNKEEEKEQTRRMVRSHAQVIRAALLFRLAGERQIVLGPSARPLTVTGDYAIGLEELASMTRDHNIYSLQQCGGVKGLSNMLKTNLATGIVGDENDLIKRMNTFGTNRYPQKKGRSFLRFLWEAWQDLTLIILIVAAIASLGLGIKTEGLSRGWYDGVSISFAVMLVIIVTAVSDYRQSLQFQNLNKEKQNIQLEVMRGGRIMKISIFDIVVGDVVPLRIGDQVPADGILITGHSLAIDESSMTGESNIVHKDQNAPFLLSGCKVADGIGTMLVTGVGINTEWGLLMASISEDTGEETPLQVRLNGLATFIGIAGLAVALSVLAVLLGRYFTGNTKNPDGSVQFIKGETTVSKAVDGVIKILTIAVTIVVVAVPEGLPLAVTLTLAYSMRKMMADKALVRRLSACETMGSSTTICSDKTGTLTLNQMTVVEAYVGNQKINPPNDPSQLQSEAGLLLCEGIAQNTTGNVFVPKDGGDVEISGSPTEKAILSWAVKLGMKFDVLRAESKILHVFPFNSEKKRGGVAIQTADSKVHIHWKGAAEMVLASCTGYLDSNGSLQSIDKEMDFFKVAIDDMAARSLRCVAIAYRPYELDKVPTDEESLGKWVLPEDELVLLAIVGIKDPCREGVKDAVGICTAAGVKVRMVTGDNIQTAKAIALECGILSSRADATEPNIIEGKVFRAYSEKEREIIAKKITVMGRSSPNDKLLLVQALRKGGEVVAVTGDGTNDAPALHEADIGLSMGIQGTEVAKESSDIVILDDNFASVVKVVRWGRSVYANIQKFIQFQLTVNVGALVINVVAAVSSGDVPLNTVQLLWVNLIMDTLGALALATEPPTDHLMHRTPVGRREPLITNIMWRNLLIQALYQVAVLLVLNFRGLSILHLNQDDRKHATIAKNTMIFNAFVLCQVFNEFNARKPDEINVFKGVTKNHLFMGIVGFTVILQIILIEFTGDFTTTVRLNWKQWLICVAIGVVSWPLAAVGKLIPVPKTPLSVYFRKAFRRFRTARNALMPHWRLSLN, from the exons ATGAGGGGaatcgaagaagaagaagccaaatCCAAAGAAGAGAGAATGACCACGAAAAGCAGCTGTTCATCCAACGGGTTCCTGCCGTCTTTGGCATCCCCTAGGAAGACTGATGACTTGGAGGTGGGACAACCTATTAAGGAGTTTGAACTTGATGGCggcgacgacgacgacgatccTTTTGATATAGCTCATACCAAAAACGCTCCTCTCGAGATTCTTCGCCGATGGAgg CAAGCAGCACTTGTGTTAAATGCTTCACGGCGTTTTCGGTACACCTTGGACTTGaacaaggaagaagagaaagagcaaACAAGAAGGATGGTCAGATCACATGCGCAAGTTATAAGG GCTGCATTACTCTTTCGGTTGGCGGGTGAACGACAAATTG TGTTGGGTCCCTCAGCTAGACCTCTAACTGTTACAGGTGATTATGCAATTGGACTTGAAGAACTCGCTTCAATGACCAGGGATCATAATATTTATTCTCTGCAACAATGTGGTGGT GTTAAAGGGTTGTCAAATATGCTGAAAACCAATCTTGCCACTGGTATTGTTGGAGATGAGAATGATTTGATAAAGCGTATGAACACATTTGGAACAAATAGATATCCCCAGAAAAAAGGACGTAGTTTTTTG AGGTTCCTTTGGGAAGCTTGGCAAGATTTAACCCTCATCATCTTGATTGTAGCTGCCATAGCATCATTGGGATTGGGAATCAAGACAGAG GGTTTGTCACGTGGATGGTATGATGGAGTGAGCATCTCTTTTGCTGTTATGCTTGTCATAATTGTTACAG CTGTTAGTGATTACCGGCAATCTCTGcagtttcaaaatttaaataaggaaaaacaaaacatacaaTTAGAG GTCATGAGAGGTGGTAGAATTATGAAAATCTCaatatttgatattgtagttGGTGATGTTGTGCCTCTTAGAATAGGAGACCAG GTTCCAGCTGATGGAATCTTGATTACTGGCCATTCTCTTGCAATAGATGAATCTAGCATGACTGGTGAAAGCAACATT GTTCACAAGGATCAGAATGCTCCCTTTTTGTTGTCTGGTTGTAAAGTAGCAGATGGTATTGGCACTATGCTG GTAACTGGTGTTGGAATCAATACTGAATGGGGTTTGTTGATGGCAAGTATCTCAGAGGATACTGGTGAAGAAACTCCCTTGCAG GTACGTTTGAATGGACTCGCAACTTTTATAGGCATCGCGGGGCTTGCTGTAGCTCTTTCTGTGCTTGCTGTCCTTTTGGGCCG ATATTTTActggaaatacaaaaaatccaGATGGAAGTGTCCAGTTTATCAAAGGCGAGACAACAGTCAGTAAAGCAGTAGACGgagtaataaaaatacttaCCATTGCA GTTACGATTGTGGTTGTTGCCGTTCCTGAGGGACTTCCATTGGCTGTTACCCTGAC TCTGGCATATTCAATGCGGAAAATGATGGCTGACAAAGCCTTG GTTCGTAGGCTTTCAGCATGTGAAACTATGGGCTCTTCAACAACGATTTGCAGTGATAAGACCGGAACATTGACTTTGAATCAG ATGACTGTGGTTGAGGCTTATGTTGGTAATCAGAAGATCAACCCACCAAATGACCCCTCACAATTGCAGTCAGAAGCTGGCTTGTTGTTATGTGAGGGTATTGCACAGAACACAACAGGCAATGTGTTTGTTCCCAAG GATGGTGGAGACGTAGAGATTTCTGGATCTCCAACTGAAAAGGCTATCCTCTCTTGGGCAGTCAAG TTGGGGATGAAGTTTGATGTTCTTAGAGCAGAGTCCAAAATTCTGCATGTTTTCCCTTTTAATTCCGAGAAGAAGCGAGGTGGTGTTGCAATACAAACG GCTGATTCTAAAGTTCACATACACTGGAAGGGAGCAGCTGAGATGGTTCTTGCCTCATGTACTGGATATCTTGATTCAAATGGTTCATTGCAATCCATTGATAAAGAAATG GATTTTTTTAAGGTCGCTATTGATGACATGGCTGCCCGCAGCTTGCGATGTGTTGCTATTGCATACAGACCATATGAATTGGACAAAGTTCCTACTGATGAAGAGAGCTTAGGAAAATGGGTTTTGCCTGAAGATGAGCTTGTTTTGCTTGCTATTGTTGGCATCAAG GATCCTTGTCGCGAAGGTGTAAAAGATGCAGTGGGAATTTGCACAGCAGCTGGTGTAAAG GTACGAATGGTCACTGGAGACAATATTCAAACAGCAAAAGCAATAGCTTTGGAATGTGGGATTCTCAGTTCACGGGCTGATGCTACGGAGCCTAATATCATTGAAGGAAAAGTATTCCGTGCATattcagaaaaagaaagagaaataattGCCAAGAAAATAACG GTGATGGGAAGATCGTCTCCTAATGACAAGCTTTTGCTTGTGCAAGCCCTTCGTAAGGGAGGGGAAGTTGTAGCTGTGACTGGAGATGGCACGAATGATGCTCCTGCACTTCATGAG GCTGATATAGGCCTTTCTATGGGCATTCAAGGGACTGAAGTTGCAAAAGAGAGCTCGGATATTGTTATCTTGGATGATAATTTTGCTTCAGTTGTAAAG GTTGTCCGATGGGGGCGTTCTGTGTATGCCAACATTCAGAAATTTATCCAATTCCAGCTCACTGTTAATGTTGGAGCTTTAGTAATCAACGTTGTTGCAGCAGTCTCTTCTGGTGATGTTCCCCTAAATACAGTgcag CTTCTATGGGTCAATCTTATCATGGACACACTTGGGGCACTTGCATTGGCGACGGAACCGCCAACAGACCACCTTATGCATAGGACACCAGTTGGTCGAAG ggaacCTCTTATAACAAACATCATGTGGAGGAACTTGCTCATACAG GCTCTATATCAAGTTGCTGTTCTCCTTGTACTCAACTTCCGGGGCTTGAGTATTCTTCACTTGAATCAAGATGACAGGAAACATGCTACAATTGCGAAGAATACTATGATATTCAATGCATTTGTTCTCTGTCAA GTTTTCAATGAGTTCAATGCTAGAAAGCCTGATGAAATAAATGTCTTTAAAGGAGTAACAAAAAACCACTTATTTATGGGAATAGTTGGATTTACCGTCATCCTTCAG ATAATCCTCATTGAATTCACTGGAGACTTTACCACAACTGTGAGACTCAATTGGAAACAATGGCTTATATGTGTTGCCATTGGCGTTGTCAG CTGGCCTCTTGCTGCAGTTGGAAAACTCATTCCAGTTCCAAAGACTCCACTATCTGTGTACTTCAGAAAGGCATTTCGACGATTCAGAACTGCTAGGAATGCATTAATGCCCCATTGGAGGCTTTCATTAAACTGA
- the LOC118045085 gene encoding calcium-transporting ATPase 9, plasma membrane-type isoform X3, with the protein MVRSHAQVIRAALLFRLAGERQIVLGPSARPLTVTGDYAIGLEELASMTRDHNIYSLQQCGGVKGLSNMLKTNLATGIVGDENDLIKRMNTFGTNRYPQKKGRSFLRFLWEAWQDLTLIILIVAAIASLGLGIKTEGLSRGWYDGVSISFAVMLVIIVTAVSDYRQSLQFQNLNKEKQNIQLEVMRGGRIMKISIFDIVVGDVVPLRIGDQVPADGILITGHSLAIDESSMTGESNIVHKDQNAPFLLSGCKVADGIGTMLVTGVGINTEWGLLMASISEDTGEETPLQVRLNGLATFIGIAGLAVALSVLAVLLGRYFTGNTKNPDGSVQFIKGETTVSKAVDGVIKILTIAVTIVVVAVPEGLPLAVTLTLAYSMRKMMADKALVRRLSACETMGSSTTICSDKTGTLTLNQMTVVEAYVGNQKINPPNDPSQLQSEAGLLLCEGIAQNTTGNVFVPKDGGDVEISGSPTEKAILSWAVKLGMKFDVLRAESKILHVFPFNSEKKRGGVAIQTADSKVHIHWKGAAEMVLASCTGYLDSNGSLQSIDKEMDFFKVAIDDMAARSLRCVAIAYRPYELDKVPTDEESLGKWVLPEDELVLLAIVGIKDPCREGVKDAVGICTAAGVKVRMVTGDNIQTAKAIALECGILSSRADATEPNIIEGKVFRAYSEKEREIIAKKITVMGRSSPNDKLLLVQALRKGGEVVAVTGDGTNDAPALHEADIGLSMGIQGTEVAKESSDIVILDDNFASVVKVVRWGRSVYANIQKFIQFQLTVNVGALVINVVAAVSSGDVPLNTVQLLWVNLIMDTLGALALATEPPTDHLMHRTPVGRREPLITNIMWRNLLIQALYQVAVLLVLNFRGLSILHLNQDDRKHATIAKNTMIFNAFVLCQVFNEFNARKPDEINVFKGVTKNHLFMGIVGFTVILQIILIEFTGDFTTTVRLNWKQWLICVAIGVVSWPLAAVGKLIPVPKTPLSVYFRKAFRRFRTARNALMPHWRLSLN; encoded by the exons ATGGTCAGATCACATGCGCAAGTTATAAGG GCTGCATTACTCTTTCGGTTGGCGGGTGAACGACAAATTG TGTTGGGTCCCTCAGCTAGACCTCTAACTGTTACAGGTGATTATGCAATTGGACTTGAAGAACTCGCTTCAATGACCAGGGATCATAATATTTATTCTCTGCAACAATGTGGTGGT GTTAAAGGGTTGTCAAATATGCTGAAAACCAATCTTGCCACTGGTATTGTTGGAGATGAGAATGATTTGATAAAGCGTATGAACACATTTGGAACAAATAGATATCCCCAGAAAAAAGGACGTAGTTTTTTG AGGTTCCTTTGGGAAGCTTGGCAAGATTTAACCCTCATCATCTTGATTGTAGCTGCCATAGCATCATTGGGATTGGGAATCAAGACAGAG GGTTTGTCACGTGGATGGTATGATGGAGTGAGCATCTCTTTTGCTGTTATGCTTGTCATAATTGTTACAG CTGTTAGTGATTACCGGCAATCTCTGcagtttcaaaatttaaataaggaaaaacaaaacatacaaTTAGAG GTCATGAGAGGTGGTAGAATTATGAAAATCTCaatatttgatattgtagttGGTGATGTTGTGCCTCTTAGAATAGGAGACCAG GTTCCAGCTGATGGAATCTTGATTACTGGCCATTCTCTTGCAATAGATGAATCTAGCATGACTGGTGAAAGCAACATT GTTCACAAGGATCAGAATGCTCCCTTTTTGTTGTCTGGTTGTAAAGTAGCAGATGGTATTGGCACTATGCTG GTAACTGGTGTTGGAATCAATACTGAATGGGGTTTGTTGATGGCAAGTATCTCAGAGGATACTGGTGAAGAAACTCCCTTGCAG GTACGTTTGAATGGACTCGCAACTTTTATAGGCATCGCGGGGCTTGCTGTAGCTCTTTCTGTGCTTGCTGTCCTTTTGGGCCG ATATTTTActggaaatacaaaaaatccaGATGGAAGTGTCCAGTTTATCAAAGGCGAGACAACAGTCAGTAAAGCAGTAGACGgagtaataaaaatacttaCCATTGCA GTTACGATTGTGGTTGTTGCCGTTCCTGAGGGACTTCCATTGGCTGTTACCCTGAC TCTGGCATATTCAATGCGGAAAATGATGGCTGACAAAGCCTTG GTTCGTAGGCTTTCAGCATGTGAAACTATGGGCTCTTCAACAACGATTTGCAGTGATAAGACCGGAACATTGACTTTGAATCAG ATGACTGTGGTTGAGGCTTATGTTGGTAATCAGAAGATCAACCCACCAAATGACCCCTCACAATTGCAGTCAGAAGCTGGCTTGTTGTTATGTGAGGGTATTGCACAGAACACAACAGGCAATGTGTTTGTTCCCAAG GATGGTGGAGACGTAGAGATTTCTGGATCTCCAACTGAAAAGGCTATCCTCTCTTGGGCAGTCAAG TTGGGGATGAAGTTTGATGTTCTTAGAGCAGAGTCCAAAATTCTGCATGTTTTCCCTTTTAATTCCGAGAAGAAGCGAGGTGGTGTTGCAATACAAACG GCTGATTCTAAAGTTCACATACACTGGAAGGGAGCAGCTGAGATGGTTCTTGCCTCATGTACTGGATATCTTGATTCAAATGGTTCATTGCAATCCATTGATAAAGAAATG GATTTTTTTAAGGTCGCTATTGATGACATGGCTGCCCGCAGCTTGCGATGTGTTGCTATTGCATACAGACCATATGAATTGGACAAAGTTCCTACTGATGAAGAGAGCTTAGGAAAATGGGTTTTGCCTGAAGATGAGCTTGTTTTGCTTGCTATTGTTGGCATCAAG GATCCTTGTCGCGAAGGTGTAAAAGATGCAGTGGGAATTTGCACAGCAGCTGGTGTAAAG GTACGAATGGTCACTGGAGACAATATTCAAACAGCAAAAGCAATAGCTTTGGAATGTGGGATTCTCAGTTCACGGGCTGATGCTACGGAGCCTAATATCATTGAAGGAAAAGTATTCCGTGCATattcagaaaaagaaagagaaataattGCCAAGAAAATAACG GTGATGGGAAGATCGTCTCCTAATGACAAGCTTTTGCTTGTGCAAGCCCTTCGTAAGGGAGGGGAAGTTGTAGCTGTGACTGGAGATGGCACGAATGATGCTCCTGCACTTCATGAG GCTGATATAGGCCTTTCTATGGGCATTCAAGGGACTGAAGTTGCAAAAGAGAGCTCGGATATTGTTATCTTGGATGATAATTTTGCTTCAGTTGTAAAG GTTGTCCGATGGGGGCGTTCTGTGTATGCCAACATTCAGAAATTTATCCAATTCCAGCTCACTGTTAATGTTGGAGCTTTAGTAATCAACGTTGTTGCAGCAGTCTCTTCTGGTGATGTTCCCCTAAATACAGTgcag CTTCTATGGGTCAATCTTATCATGGACACACTTGGGGCACTTGCATTGGCGACGGAACCGCCAACAGACCACCTTATGCATAGGACACCAGTTGGTCGAAG ggaacCTCTTATAACAAACATCATGTGGAGGAACTTGCTCATACAG GCTCTATATCAAGTTGCTGTTCTCCTTGTACTCAACTTCCGGGGCTTGAGTATTCTTCACTTGAATCAAGATGACAGGAAACATGCTACAATTGCGAAGAATACTATGATATTCAATGCATTTGTTCTCTGTCAA GTTTTCAATGAGTTCAATGCTAGAAAGCCTGATGAAATAAATGTCTTTAAAGGAGTAACAAAAAACCACTTATTTATGGGAATAGTTGGATTTACCGTCATCCTTCAG ATAATCCTCATTGAATTCACTGGAGACTTTACCACAACTGTGAGACTCAATTGGAAACAATGGCTTATATGTGTTGCCATTGGCGTTGTCAG CTGGCCTCTTGCTGCAGTTGGAAAACTCATTCCAGTTCCAAAGACTCCACTATCTGTGTACTTCAGAAAGGCATTTCGACGATTCAGAACTGCTAGGAATGCATTAATGCCCCATTGGAGGCTTTCATTAAACTGA
- the LOC118045084 gene encoding protein MANNAN SYNTHESIS-RELATED 2, with protein MGVDLRQVVAGVLTLTMFVMLGNMIKRDHFDSVEGKFPGVRDVEFDSEKVSDQGLVTFSKKSTNGPWIESGQELKPCWKESTFDEVEPKGFVTFSLTNGPEYHVSQIADAVVVARYIGATLVLPDIRGSKPGDERKFEEIYDVDKFVKSLDGVVKVVKGLPDDVSIRDFAVVKVPNRISDDHIAEQIKPVFKRNSNIRLATFFPSVNMRKTTKTSASDSVACLAMFGTLELRPEVNEVVDSMIERLRTLSRKSNGQFIAVDLRVEILEKKGCHGSSSAGTKSCFSAQEIAIFLRKIGFGKDTTIYLTQPRWDESLDVMKDIFPKTYTKESIMPADKKAKFLESEDSEFEKVIDFYMCSQSDVFVPAISGLFYANVAGKRIASGKTQILVPSDIPGSSASVTSHFSPYISKKNHMAHSCYCK; from the exons ATGGGTGTGGATTTGAGACAAGTGGTTGCTGGGGTGCTGACACTAACCATGTTTGTGATGCTTGGTAACATGATCAAGAGAGACCATTTTGATTCTGTTGAA GGGAAATTTCCAGGAGTTAGGGACGTCGAGTTTGATAGCGAGAAGGTTTCAGATCAGGGTCTTGTGACATTTTCCAAAAAGAGTACAAATGGGCCATGGATTGAGAGCGGCCAAGAGCTAAAACCATGTTGGAAAGAGTCAACTTTTG ATGAGGTAGAGCCAAAAGGGTTTGTCACTTTCTCATTAACTAATGGTCCTGAGTACCATGTCTCGCAG ATTGCTGATGCAGTGGTAGTAGCAAGATATATTGGAGCAACTCTCGTACTTCCTGACATTAGGGGAAGCAAACCAGGAGATGAAAG gaaatttgaagaaatataTGATGTTGATAAATTTGTGAAAAGCCTGGATGGGGTGGTTAAAGTAGTTAAAGGTCTGCCTGATGATGTGTCGATTCGAGATTTTGCTGTTGTCAAGGTCCCTAATCGAATTTCAGATGATCACATTGCTGAGCAAATCAAACCAGTCTttaaaagaaatagcaacatAAGACTTGCTACTTTCTTCCCTTCAGTAAATATGAGAAAGACCACAAAAACAAGTGCCAGTGATTCAGTTGCATGTTTGGCGATGTTTGGAACATTAGAGTTGCGGCCAGAGGTTAATGAAGTGGTTGACTCTATGATTGAGAGGCTAAGAACTTTGAGTCGCAAGTCTAATGGACAATTTATTGCCGTGGACTTGAGAGTTGAgatattggaaaaaaaaggttgtcaTGGAAGCAGTTCAGCTGGAACAAAAAGTTGTTTTAGTGCCCAGGAGATTGCTATATTTTTGAGGAAAATCGGATTTGGCAAGGATACCACAATCTACCTCACTCAGCCTAGATGGGACGAAAGCCTTGATGTTATGAAGGATATATTCCCTAAAACTTACACCAAG GAAAGCATAATGCCTGCTGATAAAAAGGCAAAATTCCTCGAATCAGAAGACTCAGAGTTCGAGAAGGTTATTGACTTCTACATGTGTTCTCAGAGTGATGTCTTTGTACCAGCCATCTCTGGCTTATTTTATGCCAATGTTGCTGGTAAGAGAATAGCATCTGGCAAGACTCAAATACTTGTTCCGTCTGACATTCCGGGCTCCTCAGCCTCTGTCACCAGCCATTTCTCCCCCTATATTTCCAAGAAGAACCACATGGCACATTCCTGTTATTGCAAGTAA